A window from Triticum aestivum cultivar Chinese Spring chromosome 6D, IWGSC CS RefSeq v2.1, whole genome shotgun sequence encodes these proteins:
- the LOC123143848 gene encoding DNA (cytosine-5)-methyltransferase DRM2, with amino-acid sequence MRRPLRRLPSLLVRGLRRHLPLRPNLLPRRRPQCPSSALPGASFSAAAAVPPPPSPASSSSRAATVAVPLRTRIAAVFAKYPCRIPNSFVSCIISQNKRYSGIRVSPRVLARPPVVCAPRRGMAALSSLVGDCSTSGCAPRSIEDDRDDDDLDSENWDGNNDAAGGREPNSDRSDDEATDSFIDFFGQRKKARLVEESDKKRKRYGGEAQGNRPPFDGSQDDPMPLPNPMVGFNLPSDRLRSVKRRLSEKAIGPPFFYYENVALAPRGVWRTISRTLYDIEPEFVDSKYLCAAARKRGYIHNLPIDNRSPLLPLPPKNIFKAFPDYERWWPSWDPRRQLNCLLTSVASAKLTERIKYALASSGTLPSPSVQKYVTDECRKWNLVWIGKNKVAPLEPHEMEYLLGFPRDHTRGVCKMERYKALGNSFQVDTVAYHLSVLRDMFPDGINVGYQ; translated from the exons ATGAGGCGaccgctccgccgcctcccctccttgCTCGTCCGCGGCCTCCGTCGCCATCTTCCTCTCCGCCCGAATCTTCTTCCTCGCCGGCGGCCACAGTGCCCATCTTCCGCCCTTCCCGGAGCTTCTTTCTCGGCGGCGGCAGCCGTACCACCTCCCCCCTCGCCTGCATCTTCTTCCTCGCGAGCGGCCACCGTCGCCGTCCCCCTCCGCACCCGTATCGCGGCCGTATTTGCCAAGTATCCCTGCCGCATCCCGAATTCTTTCGTTTCTTGTATCATATCACAAAACAAGAGATACTCAGGGATACGCGTATCCCCACGCGTCCTGGCGCGTCCCCCTGTCGTGTGCGCGCCGCGCAGGGGCATGGCGGCGCTTTCGAGTTTGGTGGGTGACTGCTCTACTTCTGGCTGCGCCCCCCGGAGTATTGAAGATGACCGCGACGACGACGATCTTGATTCCGAGAATTGGGATGGCAACAATGATGCTGCTGGTGGGAGAGAGCCCAACTCTGATCGGTCTGATGATGAG GCTACGGACAGCTTCATTGATTTCTTTGGACAGAGAAAGAAAGCGAGACTCGTTGAAGAGAGCGATAAGAAGAGGAAACGATATGGAGGTGAAGCACAAGGAAATCGACCTCCTTTTGATGGTAGCCAGGATGACCCAATGCCCCTTCCAAATCCAATGGTCGGGTTTAATCTGCCTAGTGACAGGCTACGGTCAGTTAAGAGAAGGCTTTCAGAGAAAGCTATTGGACCCCCTTTCTTTTATTATGAGAATGTGGCCTTAGCCCCTAGAGGTGTATGGAGAACTATTTCAAGAACCTTGTATGACATTGAACCAGAATTTGTGGATTCTAAGTACCTTTGTGCGGCTGCCAGGAAACGAGGTTATATACACAATCTACCAATTGATAACAGGTCACCTCTCCTTCCCCTCCCCCCAAAGAATATATTTAAAGCATTCCCTGATTATGAGAggtggtggccttcctgggacccaagaAGGCAGCTAAACTGCCTGCTGACGAGTGTGGCAAGTGCAAAGCTGACAGAACGGATCAAGTATGCTCTTGCAAGCTCAGGCACTCTACCATCTCCAAGCGTTCAGAAGTATGTCACAGATGAATGCAGGAAATGGAATCTTGTGTGGATTGGAAAGAACAAGGTTGCACCTTTGGAGCCTCATGAGATGGAGTATCTACTTGGTTTCCCAAGAGACCACACGAGGGGAGTCTGCAAGATGGAGAGGTACAAAGCTCTTGGCAACTCATTTCAAGTGGATACAGTTGCTTATCACTTGTCAGTGTTGAGGGACATGTTTCCTGATGGTATAAATGTAGGTTACCAATGA
- the LOC123143849 gene encoding tyrosine-sulfated glycopeptide receptor 1, translating into MQMQPHHCPNRSRPFLGLALLLLLVSLASPASSCTAQERSSLLQLLAGLSRDDGLAAAWRRNTDCCTWDGITCGGPDGAVTDVSLASRGLEGSISPFLGNLTGLLRLNLSRNSLSGGLPLELVSSSSIVVLDVSFNRLTGVLSELPPSTPALPLQVLNISSNLFTGRFPSAIWEVMKSLVALNASTNSFTGQIPITPCVSAPSLAVLELSFNEFSGNIPPGLSNCSMLKLLGAGYNNLNGTLPDELFKVTSLEHLSLPSNGLEGAINGISKLTNLVALDLGGNELTGSIPESIGELKRLEELHLEHNNMSGELPSTLSNCTNLVTIDLKSNQFIGELTQVNFTSLPNLKVLDLLYNNLTGTVPESMYSCSRLTAIRLSSNNFHGQLSERIGNLKSLAFLSLVNNSLTNITRTLQILRSSRSLTTLLLGFNFMHETMPEDINTDGFGSLQVFSMNDCSLSGTIPHWLSKLPNLEMLFLHNNHLTGSIPDWISSLNLLFYLDITNNSLTGEIPSALMEMPMLKSDKTAPKVFELPVYNKSPFMQYRMPSAFPKVLNLGMNNFTGVIPEKIGQLKGLVSLNLSSNQLSGEIPEAICNLTNLQALDLSGNHLIGTIPAALNNLHFLSKFNISNNDLEGSIPAVGQLSTFPNSSFDGNPKLCGHMLVNHCGSAETPLITQRRKKKKSVFALAFGVFFGGVAILFLLARLLVLLKGTSFMKKRQNNNSDDIEATSSNLNSEYSLVMVPRGKGEQNKLTLTDLLKATKNFDKDHIIGCGGYGLVYKAELPDGSKVAIKKLNSEMCLMEREFSAEVDALSTAEHDNLVPFWGYCIQGDSRLLIYSYMENGSLDDWLHNRDNDDSPFLDWPMRLKIAQGASQGLSYIHDGCKPHIVHRDIKSSNILLDKDFKAYVADFGLSRLIFQNRTHVTTELVGTLGYIPPEYGQGWVATLRGDMYSFGVVLLELVTGRRPVQICPRSKELVKWVQEMRSKGKQIEVLDPTLRGTGYEEQMLKVLEVASQCVDHNPGVRPAIQEVVSFLNTIDANLQKQNSVSSQCR; encoded by the coding sequence CCGCCTCAACCTGTCACGCAACTCGCTGTCCGGCGGCTTGCCGCTGGAGTTGGTGTCATCGAGCAGCATCGTTGTCCTTGACGTCAGCTTCAACCGCCTGACTGGAGTGCTGAGCGAGCTGCCACCTTCAACACCTGCGCTGCCTCTGCAGGTACTCAACATCTCAAGCAACCTGTTTACAGGAAGGTTTCCATCTGCTATATGGGAGGTGATGAAGAGCCTGGTCGCGCTCAATGCCAGCACCAACAGCTTTACTGGGCAGATACCAATTACCCCCTGTGTGAGCGCGCCGTCTTTGGCCGTGCTCGAACTCAGTTTTAACGAGTTCAGTGGAAATATCCCTCCAGGACTCAGTAATTGCTCCATGCTGAAACTCCTCGGCGCTGGCTACAACAACCTCAATGGGACTCTTCCAGACGAGCTCTTCAAAGTTACCTCGTTAGAGCACCTCTCTTTGCCTAGCAATGGCTTAGAAGGAGCTATCAATGGCATCAGCAAGCTCACAAATCTGGTCGCCCTTGATCTTGGGGGGAATGAGCTCACTGGCAGTATTCCAGAGTCTATTGGTGAGCTGAAGAGATTGGAGGAGCTGCATTTGGAACACAATAACATGTCAGGGGAGCTGCCATCAACTCTGAGCAACTGCACAAATCTCGTAACAATTGACCTCAAGAGCAACCAGTTCATTGGAGAACTTACCCAGGTCAACTTCACAAGCCTGCCAAATCTAAAAGTTTTAGATCTTCTGTACAACAACTTAACAGGCACAGTTCCAGAAAGCATGTACTCCTGCAGCCGGCTGACTGCAATACGGCTATCTAGTAACAATTTCCATGGCCAGTTGTCAGAAAGAATAGGCAATCTGAAGTCCCTCGCATTCCTGTCACTTGTTAACAACTCCCTGACAAATATCACAAGAACACTTCAGATCCTTAGGAGTTCCAGGAGCCTcaccacccttcttcttgggttCAACTTCATGCATGAGACCATGCCAGAGGATATCAACACTGATGGTTTTGGGAGTCTTCAGGTTTTTTCGATGAATGACTGTTCATTGTCTGGAACAATTCCTCATTGGTTATCAAAGCTACCGAATTTGGAGATGTTATTTTTACACAACAATCACCTCACTGGGTCAATACCTGACTGGATCAGCAGCCTAAACTTGCTCTTCTATCTAGACATAACAAACAACAGCCTTACAGGGGAAATTCCAAGTGCCTTAATGGAGATGCCAATGCTAAAGTCAGACAAAACTGCACCAAAGGTCTTTGAGCTGCCTGTTTATAATAAGAGCCCATTTATGCAATATCGCATGCCCAGTGCTTTTCCTAAAGTACTGAATCTAGGGATGAATAACTTCACTGGCGTGATACCTGAGAAGATTGGTCAGTTGAAAGGACTCGTTTCCCTCAACCTGAGCTCCAACCAACTATCTGGAGAGATCCCAGAAGCAATCTGCAACCTCACGAACCTGCAGGCGCTCGACTTGTCTGGTAATCATCTCATTGGTACAATTCCAGCTGCACTAAACAATCTGCACTTCCTTTCCAAATTCAACATTTCCAATAATGACCTAGAAGGATCTATTCCGGCTGTGGGGCAGCTTAGCACGTTTCCAAATTCTAGCTTTGATGGCAACCCAAAATTGTGCGGCCATATGCTTGTAAACCACTGCGGCTCAGCTGAAACACCTCTGATCACCCAGAGACGAAAGAAAAAGAAGAGTGTTTTTGCACTTGCATTTGGTGTATTTTTCGGAGGGGTGGCCATTCTTTTCTTGCTGGCTCGTCTCCTTGTCTTGCTCAAGGGTACAAGTTTCATGAAAAAAAGGCAGAACAACAACAGCGATGACATAGAGGCAACATCTTCAAATCTCAATTCAGAATACTCCTTGGTGATGGTTCCACGAGGCAAGGGAGAACAAAACAAACTCACACTGACGGATCTCCTGAAGGCTACAAAGAACTTTGACAAGGATCATATCATTGGCTGTGGAGGATATGGGCTAGTCTACAAGGCTGAGCTACCTGATGGCTCAAAGGTCGCCATAAAAAAGCTCAATAGTGAAATGTGTCTGATGGAAAGGGAATTCAGTGCAGAGGTTGATGCACTCTCCACGGCAGAGCATGACAATCTTGTACCATTCTGGGGTTACTGCATACAGGGAGATTCAAGACTACTGATATACTCCTACATGGAGAACGGCAGCCTGGATGATTGGCTTCACAACAGGGACAATGATGACAGCCCATTTCTTGACTGGCCGATGCGGCTGAAGATTGCACAAGGAGCAAGCCAGGGTCTATCTTACATCCACGATGGATGCAAGCCTCACATTGTTCACCGTGACATCAAGTCGAGCAACATCCTACTGGACAAAGACTTCAAAGCTTATGTTGCAGACTTTGGGCTGTCCAGATTGATCTTTCAAAACAGAACTCATGTGACAACTGAGTTGGTTGGTACTCTCGGTTACATCCCCCCAGAGTACGGGCAAGGATGGGTTGCTACATTGAGAGGTGATATGTACAGTTTTGGTGTGGTCCTGCTTGAACTGGTCACGGGGAGGCGGCCTGTTCAAATCTGTCCCAGGTCAAAAGAGCTTGTCAAGTGGGTACAGGAGATGAGATCCAAAGGGAAGCAGATTGAAGTCCTGGATCCAACACTTCGAGGCACAGGATATGAAGAACAGATGCTGAAGGTGCTTGAAGTTGCTTCCCAGTGTGTCGACCACAATCCTGGCGTGAGGCCAGCCATACAGGAGGTAGTATCTTTCCTGAACACCATAGACGCTAACCTgcagaagcaaaattcagttagcTCACAATGTAGATAG